The Rhodothermales bacterium genome has a segment encoding these proteins:
- a CDS encoding lysophospholipase has protein sequence MADPSSSGENPLHFRLIEPTIALQGAVVVSHGYAEHSGRYGHVARAMADSGFGVLLYDHRGFGRSPGRPAFIARISRLVEDLGHMLTAARSAWTDVPVVLFGHSMGGLIATLYALRNPGAVDGLILSSPLLKSSEAAILQRFATVIGEVAPRLPTIKMDRSAISRETDVVEQANADPLNYHGRIPARTGAEFIRGMREVEREGHRLDMPLLVFHGTADRLTDPDGSAELYARASTDHKQLSLFEGAYHETFNDLDRDRVIEGVVTWMTDLAEDVGTESVA, from the coding sequence GTGGCGGATCCTTCCAGTTCGGGTGAAAACCCGCTCCATTTCAGGCTGATTGAACCCACCATCGCCCTCCAGGGGGCGGTCGTGGTTTCGCATGGCTATGCCGAACACTCAGGACGCTACGGGCATGTAGCCCGGGCAATGGCCGACTCCGGGTTCGGCGTGCTGCTGTACGACCACCGGGGGTTTGGTCGCTCGCCAGGGCGCCCTGCGTTCATCGCCCGGATCTCTCGACTAGTTGAGGACCTGGGCCACATGCTCACTGCGGCGCGTTCCGCGTGGACGGATGTCCCGGTGGTGCTGTTTGGGCACAGCATGGGAGGACTGATTGCCACGCTCTACGCTCTGCGCAATCCGGGTGCAGTCGACGGCCTTATCCTGTCCAGTCCACTGCTCAAGAGCAGCGAGGCGGCTATCCTGCAGCGGTTCGCGACCGTGATCGGCGAGGTCGCACCTCGTCTTCCCACCATCAAGATGGACCGTTCGGCCATTTCGCGGGAGACCGATGTCGTCGAGCAGGCAAATGCCGATCCGCTCAACTACCACGGACGCATTCCCGCCAGGACCGGTGCCGAGTTTATCCGGGGAATGCGCGAGGTAGAGCGCGAGGGACACCGGCTCGACATGCCGCTACTGGTCTTCCACGGCACGGCAGACCGACTCACCGACCCGGACGGAAGTGCGGAGCTGTACGCGCGCGCCTCAACCGATCACAAGCAGCTGAGTCTGTTTGAGGGCGCCTACCACGAAACCTTCAATGACCTGGATCGGGATCGCGTTATCGAGGGTGTCGTGACCTGGATGACCGACCTCGCGGAGGATGTCGGCACTGAATCCGTAGCCTGA
- a CDS encoding tandem-95 repeat protein: MRLLRGSSSFLRCLAAALFLSIAGVSGSHAQVTVTVADVSTSVGTVVEVPVVLSGVEAGAGVNSFQLTITSSDPAVVPDRADAGSPNFHNSSGTLVQNFTVSSNDANGRIGGFTSSNNAFTGSGTLILVRLKATAAVSSTITLTDFRLNSGNPAHTPDVPSFTFDATGSGGGGSNNAPVASNVNVTTSQDTPVTVTFSATDADADNLTYSVVATPGNGTLGTVSGNTVQYTPGSGFTGTDSFTYKANDGTEDSNTATVSIVVGSTGGGNNSPIANDDSYTVGEDAALSVPAPGVLTNDTDADGNSLTASLETSPDNGSVSLASNGSFAYVPDADFSGTDTFTYVANDGTINSNTGTVTITVTAVNDAPVAQNQSVTTESNQAVTITLVATDAESDPLTYTITATPLKGSINQSGNVVVYTPNNGESGGDSFAFKANDGQEDSNNATVTITIGSLNTAPTATDDSYDVDEDDFLGVPAPGVLANDSDPNGDNLTASLVSGTSNGDISLQADGSFLYTPDADFNGTDTFVYEASDGSLADQGTVTITVNPTGTARLQVIHNAPDAQVDPADVYLNGELFLLNAPYHTASPFVSRADGTLDVVMTPNGTGMGGAVATFQTTLDENGTYVIILGGSTQSSYALNSIPNAKESTSNDRFEAFFFQGGSDLPTIDIVNQSDDLDNPGEVTVLAGATFGDFTPYLPNTPNSYNFALRTSGGSTIDVFRLALTDAGATYSVVVGGLLNSPAYPISMTAFDAAGNAKLGNVVTSIEPIDELAPKTFLLRGNYPNPFNPNTNIQFDLPEAAEVAVRVTDLLGREMLSIPAQQFSAGTNLFIPVDASELASGIYIYRVEARTVRTTHVATGTMTLIK, encoded by the coding sequence ATGCGCTTGCTACGGGGTTCCTCGTCTTTCCTCCGCTGCCTTGCAGCCGCTCTCTTCCTCTCTATTGCCGGCGTTTCCGGGAGCCATGCCCAGGTAACGGTGACCGTTGCCGACGTTTCAACGAGTGTTGGCACCGTAGTCGAAGTGCCGGTTGTTCTGTCCGGCGTCGAGGCGGGCGCAGGCGTCAACTCGTTCCAGTTGACCATCACCAGCTCGGATCCCGCGGTGGTTCCAGATCGAGCCGATGCAGGCTCCCCGAACTTCCACAACAGCAGTGGAACGCTGGTGCAAAACTTTACGGTGTCGTCCAATGATGCGAACGGGCGAATCGGCGGATTCACCTCGTCCAACAACGCCTTTACCGGCAGTGGCACGCTGATTCTGGTTAGACTGAAGGCCACCGCGGCGGTCTCGTCGACGATCACCCTGACGGATTTCAGACTGAACAGCGGCAATCCGGCCCATACACCCGACGTGCCGTCGTTCACGTTTGACGCCACCGGCAGTGGTGGCGGCGGCTCCAACAACGCACCAGTTGCCAGCAACGTCAACGTCACTACCTCTCAGGACACGCCGGTCACGGTCACCTTCTCCGCGACGGACGCAGACGCCGATAACCTCACGTACAGCGTAGTCGCCACCCCGGGAAACGGCACGCTCGGCACGGTCTCCGGCAACACCGTGCAGTACACACCGGGAAGTGGTTTCACCGGCACCGACTCGTTCACCTACAAGGCGAACGACGGTACCGAGGACTCGAACACGGCTACGGTGTCAATCGTCGTCGGCTCGACCGGCGGGGGCAACAACTCGCCCATCGCGAATGACGACTCGTACACAGTAGGCGAAGACGCCGCCTTGAGCGTGCCCGCTCCCGGCGTGCTCACCAACGACACGGACGCCGACGGAAACTCGCTGACTGCCTCCCTGGAAACCAGTCCGGACAACGGGTCGGTGTCGCTGGCTTCCAACGGCTCGTTCGCATACGTGCCCGACGCCGATTTCTCCGGGACGGACACCTTTACCTACGTGGCCAACGACGGCACGATCAACTCCAACACGGGCACCGTCACCATCACCGTGACGGCGGTCAACGACGCTCCAGTCGCCCAGAATCAGTCCGTGACCACGGAATCGAATCAGGCGGTCACCATCACCCTGGTGGCTACGGACGCAGAGAGCGACCCGCTAACCTATACCATAACCGCGACGCCGCTCAAAGGGAGCATCAACCAGAGCGGGAACGTGGTGGTCTACACGCCGAACAACGGCGAGTCAGGAGGGGACAGTTTTGCCTTCAAAGCGAACGATGGCCAGGAGGACTCGAACAACGCGACCGTAACGATCACCATCGGCTCGCTCAACACGGCCCCGACCGCCACCGACGACAGCTATGACGTCGACGAAGACGACTTTCTCGGCGTGCCGGCGCCGGGCGTGCTGGCGAACGACTCGGATCCAAACGGCGACAACCTGACGGCTTCCCTGGTATCCGGCACCAGCAACGGTGACATCAGTCTCCAGGCGGACGGCAGCTTCCTGTACACGCCCGATGCGGACTTCAACGGCACCGACACGTTCGTCTACGAAGCCTCGGACGGGTCTTTGGCCGATCAGGGCACGGTGACCATCACGGTAAACCCAACCGGCACGGCCCGCCTCCAGGTGATCCATAACGCGCCCGACGCCCAGGTTGACCCGGCGGATGTCTACCTCAACGGTGAGCTGTTTCTGCTCAACGCTCCGTACCACACGGCCTCGCCCTTTGTGAGTCGGGCCGACGGCACGCTGGACGTTGTGATGACACCCAACGGCACCGGCATGGGCGGCGCGGTGGCAACGTTTCAGACTACGCTGGATGAGAACGGCACCTACGTCATCATCCTTGGCGGAAGCACCCAGAGCAGCTATGCCCTGAACAGCATTCCCAACGCCAAGGAGTCCACCAGTAACGACCGGTTTGAGGCGTTCTTTTTCCAGGGCGGCTCTGACCTGCCGACGATCGACATCGTCAACCAGTCTGACGACCTCGACAATCCGGGGGAAGTGACAGTACTGGCAGGCGCCACGTTCGGAGACTTTACGCCCTATCTGCCGAATACGCCGAACTCCTACAACTTCGCCCTGCGCACGTCTGGAGGATCTACGATCGACGTATTCCGGCTTGCCCTCACAGACGCTGGAGCTACCTATTCCGTAGTCGTCGGCGGCCTGCTGAATTCGCCAGCCTACCCGATTTCCATGACGGCCTTCGATGCTGCCGGCAATGCCAAGCTCGGCAACGTCGTCACCTCCATCGAGCCGATCGACGAACTCGCGCCGAAGACCTTCCTGCTTCGCGGCAACTACCCCAATCCGTTCAATCCGAATACAAACATCCAGTTTGACCTTCCGGAAGCGGCCGAAGTTGCTGTGCGTGTGACGGACCTCCTCGGACGCGAAATGCTGTCGATTCCTGCGCAGCAATTCTCCGCGGGCACCAACCTGTTTATTCCGGTTGATGCGTCAGAGTTGGCCTCCGGTATCTACATCTACCGCGTAGAAGCGCGCACCGTGCGGACCACGCATGTGGCCACAGGCACGATGACGCTTATCAAATAG
- the glmM gene encoding phosphoglucosamine mutase, with translation MSRTLMVSISGIRGIFGSGLDPDVLVRFSSAYAAWVKAESTTAKVVIGRDARVTGGLCARIVSATLEAAGIDVVDLGLATTPTVEMAVIGLGAGGGIVLSASHNPAEWNALKLLNSKGEFLSPEEGQEVIRLADAEVEPTVTWDRIGSYSQASYLDEHIQAILDLEFIDPEPIARRDFRVVVDGINSVGGVAIPALLRRLGLRDEQIVCLNCEPTGRFAHVAEPLPENLVETIAAVGESGADLGIVVDPDADRLALIQDGGVYLSEELTQVVAADFLWGFRNGPFVTNLSSSRAIEDVAARHGNDVYRSAVGEINVVKKMQAVDAVLGGEGNGGVILPDLHYGRDALVGTAMILQHLANQNASLSDIRAGLPTYHIVKQKTEIGELDPDGLLERMAERYAGERISTIDGVKIDFDEGWVHMRKSNTEPIIRVYSEATTEDQARSLGERFMQELVS, from the coding sequence ATGAGCAGGACATTGATGGTCTCCATTTCCGGGATCAGAGGAATTTTCGGAAGTGGGCTCGACCCGGATGTTCTGGTGCGATTCTCGTCGGCGTATGCGGCGTGGGTGAAGGCCGAATCCACCACTGCCAAGGTGGTCATCGGCCGCGATGCTCGGGTCACCGGTGGTCTGTGTGCCCGCATCGTGTCTGCGACGCTGGAGGCGGCCGGCATTGATGTCGTCGACCTTGGATTGGCCACGACGCCCACGGTCGAAATGGCGGTGATCGGACTCGGTGCCGGGGGAGGAATCGTGCTCTCGGCCTCCCACAATCCCGCCGAATGGAACGCGCTGAAGCTGCTCAACAGCAAAGGCGAATTCCTGTCGCCAGAGGAGGGTCAGGAGGTCATCCGGCTTGCTGATGCGGAGGTCGAGCCGACCGTAACCTGGGATCGGATCGGCTCCTACTCGCAGGCTTCGTACCTCGACGAGCACATACAGGCCATCCTGGACCTTGAGTTCATAGATCCGGAGCCCATCGCCCGACGGGATTTCAGGGTAGTGGTAGACGGTATCAACTCTGTCGGAGGCGTTGCCATCCCCGCACTGCTGAGGCGTCTCGGCCTGCGCGACGAGCAGATTGTCTGTCTCAACTGCGAACCGACCGGCCGATTTGCCCATGTGGCAGAGCCGCTTCCGGAGAATCTGGTCGAAACCATCGCGGCAGTCGGGGAATCCGGCGCAGATCTGGGCATTGTGGTCGATCCGGACGCAGACCGGCTCGCGCTCATTCAGGACGGAGGCGTCTATCTGAGCGAGGAGCTCACTCAGGTCGTAGCCGCCGATTTCCTGTGGGGCTTCCGTAACGGGCCGTTTGTGACCAACCTCTCTTCTTCGCGCGCCATCGAGGATGTCGCTGCCCGCCACGGAAACGATGTCTACCGCTCAGCCGTCGGCGAAATCAACGTCGTCAAGAAGATGCAGGCGGTCGATGCGGTACTGGGCGGTGAAGGAAACGGCGGCGTCATCCTGCCTGACCTGCACTACGGCCGTGATGCGCTGGTCGGAACGGCCATGATTCTGCAGCATCTCGCCAATCAAAACGCTTCATTGAGCGACATTCGTGCCGGGCTGCCCACGTACCACATCGTCAAGCAAAAGACCGAAATCGGCGAACTGGACCCGGACGGGCTGCTTGAGCGCATGGCCGAGCGCTACGCCGGAGAGCGCATCTCGACCATCGACGGCGTCAAGATCGATTTCGACGAGGGCTGGGTGCACATGCGCAAGTCCAACACGGAGCCGATCATCAGGGTCTATTCAGAAGCGACGACCGAGGATCAAGCCCGCAGCCTCGGAGAGCGGTTCATGCAGGAGTTGGTGAGCTGA
- a CDS encoding GWxTD domain-containing protein, with amino-acid sequence MARILSALLLASALTASASAQELPIQLDLDHASFAYDESSSMIELYLAFEAATLPFNQHEQGFLAVLPVDLKVQRASDALLPGTPAEAVWADSLDLSFMIADTTSLQQGQQFLHQVRAAVPPGEYELQVSIPGEQARPAMMLRRDVVVPNFSDSEFVELSDLTLASEVRRADSRDEAFYKNGLVVKPNANQLFGAGLSQLYYYGEAYNLERLSTQSDEYTVFAYIAEANLPQPIEGLQRRSTRPLRDPDVLIGSFNLATLPSGSYFLRVALLNAENESIVERSRKFFVYNPHIEQVVTTGLEADFETSQYATMSLEEVDKMYEHITPIATDTERSRMRSIEDLEERRRFLMQFWQMRDPNTNTPINEFQEEFYQRLQFANDRYTSSFDEGWKTDRGRALLKYGRPTNIEPHLFDRGFRPYEIWQYNNIPGEGQAIFVFADRDGYGFFELLHSTVSGERKLANWQNEIREGSN; translated from the coding sequence ATGGCCCGAATCCTTTCGGCACTTCTGCTGGCCTCTGCGCTCACCGCCTCGGCCAGCGCCCAGGAACTCCCGATTCAGCTGGATCTGGACCACGCCTCGTTTGCCTATGACGAGTCGTCTTCCATGATCGAGCTCTACCTGGCCTTCGAGGCCGCGACATTGCCCTTCAACCAGCATGAACAGGGCTTTCTTGCCGTTCTGCCCGTTGATCTGAAGGTGCAGCGCGCGAGCGATGCGCTCCTGCCCGGCACGCCGGCCGAGGCCGTTTGGGCGGACTCGCTGGACCTGTCCTTCATGATCGCGGATACGACTTCGCTTCAGCAGGGTCAGCAATTCCTGCATCAGGTCCGCGCGGCGGTGCCGCCGGGTGAGTACGAACTCCAGGTGTCGATCCCCGGGGAGCAGGCGCGCCCGGCCATGATGCTTCGCCGCGATGTCGTGGTACCCAATTTCTCGGATTCGGAGTTCGTGGAGCTGTCCGACCTCACGCTCGCGAGTGAGGTGCGCAGAGCCGACTCCCGCGACGAGGCGTTCTACAAGAACGGCCTGGTGGTCAAGCCCAACGCCAACCAGCTCTTTGGGGCGGGGCTCAGCCAGCTCTACTACTACGGCGAGGCCTACAATCTCGAGCGCCTCTCTACGCAGAGTGACGAGTACACAGTATTCGCTTACATAGCCGAGGCCAACCTGCCGCAGCCCATCGAGGGGCTGCAGCGCAGATCTACGCGTCCGCTCCGCGATCCCGATGTGCTCATCGGCAGCTTCAACCTGGCCACACTGCCGAGCGGATCGTACTTCCTGCGAGTCGCCTTGCTGAACGCAGAGAACGAATCCATCGTCGAGCGCTCCCGCAAGTTCTTCGTTTACAACCCGCACATCGAGCAGGTAGTCACGACGGGCCTGGAAGCGGATTTCGAGACCAGCCAGTATGCGACGATGTCGCTGGAGGAGGTGGACAAGATGTATGAGCACATCACGCCCATCGCCACCGACACCGAGCGCAGCCGCATGCGCAGTATCGAGGATCTGGAGGAGCGCCGGCGCTTCCTGATGCAATTCTGGCAGATGCGTGATCCGAATACGAACACGCCCATCAACGAATTCCAGGAAGAGTTCTACCAGCGCCTACAGTTCGCCAACGACCGCTACACGTCCAGTTTTGACGAGGGTTGGAAGACAGACCGCGGACGTGCGCTGCTGAAGTACGGCCGACCGACGAACATTGAGCCGCACCTCTTTGACCGCGGCTTCCGCCCTTACGAGATCTGGCAGTACAACAACATTCCGGGAGAAGGACAGGCCATCTTTGTCTTTGCCGACCGGGACGGTTACGGCTTCTTCGAGTTGCTGCACTCCACCGTCTCCGGAGAACGAAAACTCGCCAACTGGCAGAACGAGATCCGCGAGGGGTCCAACTAG
- a CDS encoding SIMPL domain-containing protein (The SIMPL domain is named for its presence in mouse protein SIMPL (signalling molecule that associates with mouse pelle-like kinase). Bacterial member BP26, from Brucella, was shown to assemble into a channel-like structure, while YggE from E. coli has been associated with resistance to oxidative stress.), protein MKSNIPVLLAVLLLAATATPLDTNAQNRTVSVQGEGIVHVTPDFAVVRFAVVTHNDDAERAFDANEAAAARAMNAVRGLGIEERFIKLETLQLQPRREYNQQTRNWEERGFEATRQVSVEIDDMEKLPALVSTVVSQGANRLGGITYDVRDREGARQEALRLAAANAREKAVLLTEALGAGLSFVMQITESGVYFPTPQPVMLQEAAMRADSGGNPAAYAAGELEVRANVSVTFAIE, encoded by the coding sequence ATGAAATCGAACATTCCGGTCCTGCTCGCCGTGCTGCTGCTGGCGGCGACGGCCACTCCACTGGACACCAATGCACAGAATCGCACGGTGTCAGTGCAGGGCGAGGGCATCGTGCATGTCACGCCGGATTTTGCCGTCGTGCGCTTTGCCGTCGTCACCCATAATGACGACGCCGAGCGCGCCTTCGATGCCAACGAGGCCGCTGCAGCCAGGGCCATGAACGCGGTCCGGGGCCTCGGCATCGAGGAGCGGTTCATCAAGCTTGAAACGCTCCAGCTCCAGCCTCGCCGTGAATACAACCAGCAGACGCGAAACTGGGAGGAGCGCGGGTTCGAAGCCACGCGTCAGGTGTCGGTGGAGATTGATGACATGGAAAAGCTCCCGGCGCTCGTTTCGACCGTAGTCAGCCAGGGTGCGAACCGGCTGGGCGGCATCACCTACGATGTGCGTGACCGCGAAGGTGCCCGGCAGGAGGCTCTGCGCCTGGCCGCCGCAAATGCGCGTGAGAAAGCCGTGCTCTTGACGGAGGCGCTGGGCGCGGGCCTGTCCTTTGTGATGCAGATCACAGAATCCGGAGTCTACTTCCCGACTCCGCAACCGGTGATGCTTCAGGAAGCCGCGATGCGGGCCGACTCGGGTGGCAATCCGGCCGCCTATGCGGCGGGTGAGCTTGAAGTCAGGGCCAACGTGTCCGTCACGTTTGCCATCGAGTAG
- a CDS encoding asparagine--tRNA ligase, with translation MPVDHTYIDALSSQVGQEVTLKGWLYNKRGGKGIFFLILRDGSGLAQCVVSEEDVDASSWQAASDATQESAVAVTGNVRADERQIGGFEVQASSVSLISKAEEYPITPKEHGVEFLMNQRHLWLRSRKQWAVMKVRNRIIYSMHQFFQEQGFVQMDAPILTGNAVEGTSTLFEIDYFGRPAYLTQSGQLHGEAMAMAMGKIYTFGPTFRAEKSKTRRHLTEFWMIEPEMAFFDLDDNMELAEGLLVRLVGDVLRDCQTELEILERDQEPLKRVQGPFPRISYDRAVDILHSDETADMMDARMESLREEDAALDIELADNKKRYGQAKKWEKRKMDAREIEIHKRKADIEEDLRNLPNWKESARTFEWGTDFGGSDETVITWHFDRPIIVHRFPHQFKAFYMKRDPEDDRLALGMDVLAPEGYGEIVGGGERATDLEFLQAQVKAHGLPEEVFDWYFDLRKFGSVPHSGFGIGLERTVSWICGLHHLREAIPFPRLLDRIHP, from the coding sequence ATGCCGGTAGATCACACCTACATCGACGCCCTCTCATCGCAGGTAGGGCAGGAAGTCACTCTCAAGGGGTGGCTGTACAACAAGCGCGGCGGAAAGGGGATTTTCTTTCTGATTCTCCGTGATGGATCCGGGTTGGCCCAGTGCGTGGTCAGCGAGGAAGACGTGGATGCATCCAGTTGGCAAGCGGCTTCGGATGCCACCCAGGAGAGCGCTGTCGCCGTGACCGGCAATGTGCGGGCTGATGAGCGCCAGATCGGCGGCTTTGAGGTGCAGGCCTCGTCCGTATCGCTGATCAGCAAGGCGGAGGAGTATCCCATCACGCCCAAGGAGCACGGCGTCGAGTTCCTGATGAACCAGCGCCACCTGTGGCTACGCAGCCGCAAGCAGTGGGCCGTCATGAAGGTGCGCAATCGCATCATCTACTCGATGCACCAGTTCTTCCAGGAGCAGGGCTTCGTGCAGATGGATGCGCCGATTCTGACGGGCAATGCGGTCGAGGGCACGTCCACGCTCTTCGAGATCGATTACTTCGGCCGCCCGGCCTATCTGACTCAGAGCGGTCAGTTGCACGGCGAGGCGATGGCGATGGCGATGGGCAAGATCTACACCTTCGGGCCGACCTTTCGCGCCGAGAAGTCCAAGACCCGCCGCCACCTCACCGAGTTCTGGATGATCGAGCCGGAGATGGCGTTCTTCGATCTCGACGACAACATGGAGCTCGCGGAAGGCCTGTTGGTGCGTCTGGTGGGCGATGTGCTCCGCGACTGTCAGACCGAGCTCGAGATCCTGGAGCGTGATCAGGAGCCGCTCAAGCGGGTGCAGGGACCGTTTCCACGCATCTCCTACGACCGCGCCGTGGACATCCTGCACTCGGACGAGACCGCCGACATGATGGACGCGCGCATGGAGAGTCTGCGCGAGGAGGACGCGGCGCTGGATATCGAGCTGGCCGACAACAAGAAGCGCTACGGTCAGGCCAAGAAGTGGGAGAAACGCAAGATGGACGCGCGGGAGATCGAGATCCACAAGCGCAAGGCGGACATCGAGGAGGATCTGCGCAACCTGCCGAACTGGAAGGAATCGGCTCGCACGTTCGAGTGGGGCACGGACTTCGGTGGATCCGACGAAACAGTGATTACCTGGCATTTTGACCGGCCGATCATCGTTCACCGGTTCCCGCACCAGTTCAAGGCGTTCTACATGAAGCGCGATCCCGAGGACGATCGGCTGGCGCTGGGCATGGACGTGCTTGCCCCGGAAGGCTACGGCGAGATCGTCGGCGGGGGAGAGCGGGCAACCGATCTGGAGTTCCTGCAGGCGCAGGTGAAGGCTCACGGGCTGCCGGAGGAGGTATTCGACTGGTACTTCGACCTGCGCAAGTTCGGCAGTGTGCCGCACTCCGGGTTCGGGATAGGCCTGGAGCGCACCGTCTCCTGGATTTGCGGCCTGCACCATTTGCGCGAGGCGATTCCGTTTCCGCGGCTGCTGGATCGCATTCACCCGTAG
- a CDS encoding UbiA prenyltransferase family protein translates to MGAASRRTHDSGLTSALDASGLPIPLIAVALVAASAVLLGTEIPGSAYTLAAAGSFAIYLLDRAWPFSPEDAANRPERATWHGDHRWYRFPALILAIGLSLWALLQLPRAVWLFAAALTVLAGLHAVPLGGRRLKASAWLKPSLVAAAWAAGAVLIVPFATGGEITRAVVLLLAVRGLTVAANVVLTDLADSEGDAAAGLTSLATRSGERAVRSLASALIIAGAVLCLAQFVRSGNVLWSVEALGLVLYLAVVQRRAALPEPIVLDLLVAWPAVTWLVSRL, encoded by the coding sequence ATGGGCGCCGCATCCCGGCGCACGCATGATTCGGGTCTGACGTCCGCACTCGACGCATCCGGCCTGCCGATCCCGCTGATCGCCGTGGCATTGGTAGCTGCTTCGGCCGTTCTGCTGGGCACCGAGATCCCGGGAAGCGCCTATACACTGGCAGCCGCCGGCTCCTTTGCGATCTATCTCCTGGACCGAGCATGGCCGTTCTCCCCGGAGGATGCAGCCAATCGACCGGAACGCGCGACATGGCACGGCGACCATCGCTGGTATCGGTTTCCAGCGCTGATCCTCGCCATTGGCTTGAGCCTGTGGGCGCTGCTTCAGTTGCCTCGAGCTGTATGGCTCTTTGCCGCAGCGCTGACGGTGCTGGCGGGCCTGCACGCCGTGCCGCTGGGCGGACGAAGGCTCAAGGCGAGCGCCTGGCTCAAACCGTCACTCGTGGCGGCAGCCTGGGCCGCAGGCGCAGTACTCATCGTGCCGTTTGCAACCGGCGGGGAAATCACTCGAGCAGTTGTGCTGCTGCTGGCAGTGCGCGGGCTCACGGTCGCGGCCAATGTGGTCCTGACAGATCTCGCAGATTCCGAGGGTGATGCCGCCGCCGGACTCACCTCTCTTGCCACACGCTCCGGCGAGCGCGCTGTGCGTAGTCTTGCTTCGGCGTTGATCATTGCGGGCGCGGTGCTGTGCCTCGCGCAATTCGTCAGAAGCGGAAATGTGCTCTGGAGTGTCGAAGCCCTTGGACTCGTGCTCTATCTGGCAGTGGTCCAGCGACGGGCAGCACTCCCCGAGCCCATCGTACTGGACCTCCTGGTGGCCTGGCCTGCCGTCACCTGGCTGGTCTCCCGGCTCTGA
- a CDS encoding GlsB/YeaQ/YmgE family stress response membrane protein, whose amino-acid sequence MSILLTVIVGFLAGTAAKYIMPGEEGGGFIMTTLLGIAGAFVGRFLGGLLGIAATSMVGGFLTATGGAIVLLFVYSKLRPSQA is encoded by the coding sequence ATGAGCATCCTGTTAACGGTCATCGTCGGCTTTCTGGCCGGCACAGCCGCCAAGTACATTATGCCCGGCGAAGAGGGCGGCGGCTTCATCATGACCACGCTGCTTGGTATTGCGGGCGCGTTTGTAGGTCGCTTCCTCGGCGGCCTTCTTGGCATCGCTGCGACCAGCATGGTCGGGGGTTTCCTGACAGCCACCGGCGGCGCGATCGTGCTCTTGTTTGTGTACTCCAAACTCAGGCCCAGCCAGGCCTGA